Proteins from one Elephas maximus indicus isolate mEleMax1 chromosome 12, mEleMax1 primary haplotype, whole genome shotgun sequence genomic window:
- the ZNF597 gene encoding LOW QUALITY PROTEIN: zinc finger protein 597 (The sequence of the model RefSeq protein was modified relative to this genomic sequence to represent the inferred CDS: inserted 4 bases in 4 codons; deleted 4 bases in 3 codons; substituted 1 base at 1 genomic stop codon) has product MASTLSTTAAQGSVLFEDLAEYFSQEECVSLHPVQRSLSKGATQECFKDVAWLGEENKTEINQQLSLESMELEELPLEKYSIAVPLIYYPEESPEDEAGSPGGKMSGGTSTXKKRFISLLVTVENHTPLVELSQCLGTRALSESEILEFPWVEAKNVHKTPECDQSFSDNXYLVSHPKIHSXRKKYKCGDCRKIFSHRANLRTHRRIHTGEKPHKCAKCXHMSVRVKEKPYTCGICGKGFMWLPGLEQHQKTHTAKKKAYEYANCEKRFGKKTSLAFHEKMHTSATHHRHTHSVKSFGXAFKPCCPQEEEEEDSERCSDYGENLLFSKCKPLKCPEWETTFLRLSDLISHQEVHMVEKPHTCKTCAKHFTLELELACHQKNQTGEEPLRCTVCGKCFRLDMHLIIHQQIHMKRAM; this is encoded by the exons GGATCAGTGCTGTTTGAGGATCTGGCTGAGTATTTTTCTCAAGAGGAGTGTGTGAGTCTGCATCCAGTCCAGAGGTCCCTCAGCAAAGGTGCCACACAGGAGTGTTTCAAGGATGTGGCCTGGCTGG gagaggaaaacaagactGAGATTAATCAGCAGTTAAGTCTAGAGTCTATGGAACTTGAAGAACTTCCCCTAGAAAAGTACTCCATTGCTGTGCCTCTTATCTATTATCCAGAAGAATCCCCTGAAGATGAAGCTGGAAGCCCTGGAGGGAAAATGTCCGGTGGAACTTCCA TGAAAAAAAGATTCATAAGCCTTTTAGTTACCGTTGAAAACCATACTCCATTAGTAGAACTTTCTCAATGTTTAGGAACCAGAGCACTTTCTGAA TCTGAAATTCTTGAGTTTCCCTGGGTAGAAGCCAAAAATGTACATAAGACTCCTGAATGTGACCAAAGCTTCAGTGATAATTAATACCTTGTTTCGCACCCAAAAATCCATT GCAGAAAAAAGTATAAATGTGGTGACTGTAGGAAAATCTTCAGTCACAGAGCCAATCTGAGGACACACAGGAGAATCCACACTGGGGAAAAGCCGCATAAATGTGCCAAGT AGCACATGAGTGTCCGTGTAAAGGAGAAACCCTATACGTGTGGGATATGTGGGAAAGGTTTTATGTGGCTCCCTGGATTGGAACAGCACCAGAAAACccacactgcaaaa aaaaaagcctatgaaTATGCTAACTGTGAGAAACGTTTTGGTAAGAAAACAAGTCTTGCTTTCCATGAGAAAATGCATACATCGGCAACACACCACCGGCATACTCACAGTGTGAAGAGCTTTG AAGCCTTCAAACCTTGCTGTCcccaagaagaggaggaagaggactcTGAACGATGCAGTGATTATGGGGAAAATTTGTTATTCTCGAAATGTAAACCCTTAAAATGTCCTGAATGGGAAACAACCTTTCTTCGTCTCTCTGACCTT ATCTCCCATCAGGAGGTTCATATGGTAGAAAAGCCCCACACATGCAAAACATGTGCAAAACATTTTACTTTGGAATTAGAACTGGCATgccaccagaaaaaccaaacaggAGAGGAACCCTTAAGATGTACCGTGTGTGGGAAATGTTTCAGGTTGGATATGCATCTCATTATTCATCAGCAAATCCATATGAAACGTGCCATGTAA